Proteins encoded by one window of Nicotiana tabacum cultivar K326 chromosome 10, ASM71507v2, whole genome shotgun sequence:
- the LOC107816865 gene encoding uncharacterized protein LOC107816865, which translates to MADENITNGEVYDDAPVEIAVDETSDAVSKTSALKQKIAALEQEKSQLLHENDVIKQRIEKLKSSIEESQNEKSELLKKVENFESENKVLGSVAARAAELETEVSRLQHDLITAMNDLEGSNSELSGVKSTLEDLKSSENEKTVKLDAIESERNLLLSKLEKLEASGNNQRGEVEVKEEEIRGLKKHIEELEGTVVNNEEWEKEKKELHMVKEELEKRVKEMIARAAELEKKLEEKEKVITERLVASNINGIPVGDYDKVGYFGADVNLPVVAASSVVAVAVIGVVCYLKYGRKV; encoded by the coding sequence ATGGCGGATGAAAACATTACCAACGGCGAGGTTTATGACGACGCGCCGGTGGAGATCGCCGTCGACGAAACATCTGATGCTGTGTCGAAAACCTCTGCACTGAAACAGAAGATAGCGGCGCTAGAGCAAGAGAAATCCCAGCTTCTTCACGAGAATGATGTGATCAAACAGAGGATCGAGAAACTGAAGAGCTCAATCGAGGAATCTCAGAACGAAAAATCCGAATTGCTGAAGAAGGTGGAGAACTTCGAGTCGGAGAACAAGGTTTTGGGATCAGTAGCCGCCAGAGCCGCTGAGCTCGAAACCGAAGTCTCTCGCCTTCAACACGATCTCATCACGGCTATGAATGATCTAGAAGGTTCCAATTCCGAGCTCTCAGGGGTAAAATCGACATTAGAGGATTTAAAGAGCAGCGAAAATGAGAAGACCGTGAAACTGGACGCTATTGAGAGCGAAAGGAATCTGTTATTATCGAAGTTGGAAAAACTAGAAGCAAGTGGAAATAATCAGAGAGGAGAAgtagaagtgaaagaagaagaaattagggGATTAAAGAAGCATATTGAGGAACTTGAGGGTACTGTTGTGAATAATGAGGAAtgggaaaaggagaagaaagagcTTCATATGGTGAAAGAGGAATTGGAGAAGAGGGTTAAGGAAATGATCGCAAGAGCAGCTGAGCTGGAGAAGAAAttggaggaaaaagaaaaggttaTTACTGAAAGGCTTGTGGCTAGCAATATTAATGGCATTCCTGTTGGTGATTATGATAAGGTTGGTTATTTTGGTGCTGACGTGAATTTGCCAGTGGTGGCTGCTTCATCAGTTGTTGCAGTTGCTGTGATTGGAGTTGTTTGCTATCTTAAATACGGACGAAAAGTGTAA